The window ATCGTAAACCGAATCGGGGATTTTGCTTTCCTGATCGGAATGTTCTTGATTTTAGTGAATTTCGGGACATTCAATTTCGACACGGTATTTGGAACCGCTGCGTCTCATTTCGCGACCGGTGACACGACCGTGACGTGGATAGCGATACTACTTTTCATCGGCGCGACAGGGAAGAGCGCGCAGATCCCGTTATACATCTGGCTGCCCGACGCCATGGCGGGTCCAACTCCAGTCTCCGCTCTGATCCACGCTGCTACGATGGTCACCGCCGGAGTATACATGATCGCCCGGAGTGCCGTCATATTCGCGCTCGCCCCTTCAGCTATGATGCTCGTGGCGATTGTCGGAGCAGTTACCGCGATCTACGCGGCTTCGATGGGTCTTGTGCAGAATGATATCAAGAAAGTACTCGCGTATTCGACCATCAGTCAGCTGGGTTATATGTTTCTTGCTGTCGGCGTAGGCGCGTTTAGCGCGGGCGTGTTCCATCTTATGACGCATGCGTTCTTTAAGGCGCTTCTCTTCCTTGGCGCCGGAGCTATCATTCATGCACTGCATGAAAACCAGGACCTTCGGAATATGGGAGGTCTCAAGTCTCTCATGCCGGGAACGCACAAGACATTCCTCCTTGCGTGTCTGGCGATCGCGGGCTTGCCGCCGCTCGCAGGTTTTTTCAGCAAGGACGAAATACTCGCCCATGCGTTCGCGACTTCTTTCTACCTGTGGTTGATTGGCGTGATCACTGCCTTCCTGACCGCGTTCTATATTTTCAGACTTTTCATTATGGCTTTCGAGGGGAATCCCCGATTCGACTCGCATCATATCAACGTGCACGACGCTCCTCCATCGATGCTGATACCACTTTGGGTCCTCGGTATCATGTCAGTTGTAGGAGGCTGGATAGGTATCCCATCCGTTCTTGGTGGCGGAGAGACCTTCGACAAATTCCTCGAGCCAGTATTTGATAACGCACAGGCAAAGATGCCCTCACTATTCTTTCTTGAGCATTCTACCGAATTTGTCTTGATGCTTATCTCGGTTCTGCTCGCGGTCGGTGGGGTGTATCTTGCCTACATTGCCTATTTGAAGAAGCCCGCCGTCTCAACCAGGCTAAAGAAGATGGCCGGTGATTTCTACGAGATTATTCTTAACAAATATTATATAGACGAAATCTATTCCGCCATCTTCGTGAAACCGCTTGTATATCTCAGCGAGAAATATCTGTGGCGGGGAGTTGACGAGATGGTCATTGACGGAAGCGTGAACGGTACCGGTAAGCTGGTACGCCTCGTCGGGAGACTTAGCCGCCGGATCCAGACGGGTTTAGTCCAGACCTACGCCACGATCTTCGTGGTCGGAATCATTTTGATAGTCGGCTTCCTCATTCTGAAGTAATAAGAGTACTGTGAAATGTTCGATTCCAATTTGCTGACATACTTGATTTTCACGCCGCTCCTTGGAGCGTTGATCCTTCCTATGATGCGGAGCGATCGCGTTGCCAAGATTGAAGCCATCTTTTTCGCCGGCTTGACGTTCGCCCTGTCGGTATTGTTGTACCTCCGTTTTGACGGTTCGGCGGCAGGATTCCAGTTCGTAGAATTTGTTCCATGGATCTACAGCCTCAATGTCTCGTATCATCTTGGCGTAGACGGAATTTCTCTACTCTTGATTGTCCTTACGACACTTCTCACTCTGCTGTCTCTGATCGCGTCATGGTCCTCAATTCAAAAGAGAGTCCGGAGCTTCAACTTCTTCGTTCTCCTCCTCGAAGTGGGAATGCTTGGAGTTTTTTCTTCGCTCGATCTCTTCCTGTTTTACATTTTCTGGGAAGCAATGCTGATCCCGATGTACTTCATCATCGGAATATGGGGGCATGAGCGGAGAGTATACGCCGCTGTAAAGTTTATCCTGTACACGATGTTTGGAAGCCTCCTGATGTTGGTCGCGATCATTTGGCTGGGGTATTACGCTGGAACTTTGCCCGGGGGAAGATTTACAACTGACCTCGTCCAACTCTACAGGATCGGTCCGACAATTCCTATGGCGATTCAGGTGTGGTTGTTCCTGGCGTTCACGCTAAGTTTTGCAATAAAGGTGCCCATATTTCCATTTCACACGTGGCTTCCAGATGCGCACACTGAGGCCCCGATGGCAGGGAGCGTGCTTCTCGCTGGTGTTCTCCTTAAAATGGGGACTTATGGCCTCCTCAGGTTCTCGCTTCCTCTCTTCCCGCAATCGACGTTCAAATTTCTTCCTCTCATGGCGGTCCTCGCGATCATCGGCATAGTCTATGGAGCCCTCGTCTCGATGGTCCAAAAGGATTTAAAAAAACTTGTCGCGTATTCGTCAGTGGCGCATCTGGGATTCGTGGTCCTTGGAATTTTCGCGATCACCGTGGAGTCAATCCAGGGTTCGGTAATTCAAATGGTCAACCACGGCCTGACGACAGGCGCCCTTTTCCT of the Candidatus Kryptoniota bacterium genome contains:
- the nuoL gene encoding NADH-quinone oxidoreductase subunit L, with translation MQNLVIYIVALPILGVLINGLFGAIIQKKLGEKVVGLIGSATIALSFACAVVILIDLLGEPAGQRNHIFNLYTWIAAGGISASVSYLIDPLSIVMLLVVTGVSFLIHVYSIGYMHGDRGCFRFFTYLNLFVFSMLNLILADNFLLMFLGWEGVGLCSYLLIGFWYDRKFEGVGITWTGDAGMKAFIVNRIGDFAFLIGMFLILVNFGTFNFDTVFGTAASHFATGDTTVTWIAILLFIGATGKSAQIPLYIWLPDAMAGPTPVSALIHAATMVTAGVYMIARSAVIFALAPSAMMLVAIVGAVTAIYAASMGLVQNDIKKVLAYSTISQLGYMFLAVGVGAFSAGVFHLMTHAFFKALLFLGAGAIIHALHENQDLRNMGGLKSLMPGTHKTFLLACLAIAGLPPLAGFFSKDEILAHAFATSFYLWLIGVITAFLTAFYIFRLFIMAFEGNPRFDSHHINVHDAPPSMLIPLWVLGIMSVVGGWIGIPSVLGGGETFDKFLEPVFDNAQAKMPSLFFLEHSTEFVLMLISVLLAVGGVYLAYIAYLKKPAVSTRLKKMAGDFYEIILNKYYIDEIYSAIFVKPLVYLSEKYLWRGVDEMVIDGSVNGTGKLVRLVGRLSRRIQTGLVQTYATIFVVGIILIVGFLILK
- a CDS encoding NADH-quinone oxidoreductase subunit M, with protein sequence MFDSNLLTYLIFTPLLGALILPMMRSDRVAKIEAIFFAGLTFALSVLLYLRFDGSAAGFQFVEFVPWIYSLNVSYHLGVDGISLLLIVLTTLLTLLSLIASWSSIQKRVRSFNFFVLLLEVGMLGVFSSLDLFLFYIFWEAMLIPMYFIIGIWGHERRVYAAVKFILYTMFGSLLMLVAIIWLGYYAGTLPGGRFTTDLVQLYRIGPTIPMAIQVWLFLAFTLSFAIKVPIFPFHTWLPDAHTEAPMAGSVLLAGVLLKMGTYGLLRFSLPLFPQSTFKFLPLMAVLAIIGIVYGALVSMVQKDLKKLVAYSSVAHLGFVVLGIFAITVESIQGSVIQMVNHGLTTGALFLLVGLMYDRRHTRMISDFGGLAKVVPVLATFFMISMLGSVGLPGLNGFVGEFLILAGSFKSDFLGSQAYAILATSGVILAAVYLLWMYQRVFFKKIDVPENELMKDLNLREAAVLAVLVLFIVWIGVHPITFLSKSELAVRALVDTLTKVKVGALAVTQ